The Tistrella mobilis genome window below encodes:
- the gloB gene encoding hydroxyacylglutathione hydrolase: protein MIRIDVERIPCLSDNYVWMIKVDDDAQPTATAIVDPAEVGPVVAALERAGRRPTHILNTHHHGDHVGGNLELKARYGLTVVGPAADRARIPGIDIALAQDDAYDLGGAVARVLDVPGHTSGHIAWYFERHGALFCGDTLFALGCGRVFEGTMPQMWQSLLKLRDLPDDTTVYCAHEYTLSNARFARGIDPSNPALAVRAEAVARAREEGRPTVPSRLGDEKETNPFLRADDPVLAAAMGLAGRSAEDVFAAIRSAKDRA, encoded by the coding sequence ATGATCCGCATCGATGTCGAACGTATTCCCTGCCTCTCGGACAATTACGTCTGGATGATCAAGGTCGATGATGACGCTCAGCCGACCGCCACCGCAATTGTCGACCCGGCCGAGGTCGGGCCGGTGGTGGCGGCGCTGGAGCGGGCCGGACGGCGGCCGACCCACATCCTGAACACCCATCATCATGGCGATCATGTCGGTGGCAATCTGGAGCTGAAGGCGCGCTACGGGCTGACCGTCGTCGGTCCTGCGGCAGATCGGGCACGCATTCCCGGTATCGATATCGCCCTTGCCCAGGATGATGCCTATGATCTGGGCGGTGCAGTGGCAAGGGTCCTGGATGTGCCGGGCCATACCTCAGGCCATATCGCCTGGTATTTCGAGCGGCACGGCGCGCTGTTCTGCGGCGATACCCTGTTCGCGCTGGGCTGTGGCCGGGTGTTCGAGGGCACCATGCCCCAGATGTGGCAGTCGCTGCTGAAGCTGCGCGATCTGCCCGACGACACCACCGTCTACTGCGCCCATGAATACACCCTGTCCAACGCCCGCTTCGCGCGCGGCATCGATCCGTCCAATCCGGCGCTGGCGGTTCGGGCGGAAGCCGTGGCACGGGCGCGGGAAGAGGGACGTCCCACCGTGCCGTCTCGGCTCGGCGACGAAAAGGAGACCAATCCCTTCCTGCGCGCCGATGATCCGGTTCTGGCGGCCGCGATGGGGCTTGCCGGCCGGTCTGCCGAAGATGTCTTCGCGGCGATCCGCAGCGCCAAAGATCGGGCCTGA
- a CDS encoding class I SAM-dependent methyltransferase, which translates to MWHDIIDLRNFYQSRGGRIAQRLLRREIRRIWPRIGPAETLLGLGYATPFLRPFLGEAGRVIAAMPAPQGGHVWPHEGPNLVTLVEEAELPYPDQSIDRLLMVHALEFAPSAQALLRECWRVLRPSGRLVVVVPNRRGIWARVDRTPFGHGHPFSTGQLTRLLRNAMFVTGAPETALFAPPAERGLFLRLAGPIEHFGRRWLPAVGGVVVIEAQKQVYAATPPGGRRAPARLAVRSRARGAWAPARTATLSDRRDREG; encoded by the coding sequence ATGTGGCACGACATCATCGACCTCAGAAACTTCTATCAGTCGCGTGGCGGCCGCATCGCCCAGCGCCTGCTCCGTCGCGAGATCCGCCGGATCTGGCCGCGGATCGGACCGGCCGAAACCCTGCTGGGCCTCGGCTACGCCACGCCCTTCCTGCGCCCATTCCTGGGCGAGGCCGGCCGGGTGATCGCCGCCATGCCGGCTCCACAAGGCGGGCATGTCTGGCCCCATGAGGGCCCCAATCTGGTCACGCTGGTCGAGGAGGCGGAACTCCCCTATCCCGACCAGAGCATCGACCGGCTGCTGATGGTACACGCACTGGAGTTCGCCCCGTCGGCCCAGGCCCTGTTGCGGGAATGCTGGCGGGTACTGCGCCCTTCGGGGCGGCTGGTGGTGGTGGTGCCGAACCGGCGCGGTATCTGGGCGCGGGTCGACCGCACCCCCTTCGGCCACGGCCACCCCTTCAGCACCGGGCAGCTGACCCGGCTGCTGCGCAATGCCATGTTCGTGACCGGCGCCCCCGAGACCGCCCTGTTCGCCCCGCCTGCCGAGCGCGGACTGTTCCTGCGGCTGGCGGGACCGATCGAGCATTTCGGCCGGCGCTGGCTGCCGGCGGTGGGCGGTGTGGTGGTCATCGAGGCACAGAAGCAGGTCTATGCCGCCACGCCGCCCGGGGGGCGCCGGGCGCCGGCCCGGCTGGCAGTCCGCAGCCGTGCGCGCGGGGCCTGGGCCCCGGCGCGCACGGCCACGCTCAGCGATAGACGAGATCGCGAAGGGTGA
- a CDS encoding TRAP transporter large permease, protein MTAGMLIAMLVLLGLSVPVGISVGLAAAIGVYAFTKLPLLIVVQQLFIAVDKFPLVAVPFFILAGNVMERAGISQRLVDFAKALVGGLRGGLAVTCVLTCMIFAAISGSSVATTFAIGAILIPALARHGYPRPHAASLQAVSAELGVIVPPSIPLILYGVSAEVSIGELFIAGFGPGLLIASALAVTVLIWCRIKGWGARDGEDRLPLFTAARRAFASLMLPVVVLGGIYGGVFTPTEASVIAVVAALVIGFVFHRELKLRDLPVIFRKSVISSSVIMFIIAAAGLFSYLITQAGVPAALGRYLADTFSGPWAFLIAVNVVLFVVGMFIETSASIIVLAPILAPVAIAFGIDPVHFGIIMVVNLAMGMFTPPFGVNLFAASAVARVPLNRMVPYLLPFIGVVMLCQAVITYWSPLALTLRDLVYR, encoded by the coding sequence ATGACCGCGGGTATGCTCATCGCCATGCTGGTGCTGCTCGGGCTCTCCGTCCCGGTCGGCATTTCCGTCGGTCTGGCCGCCGCCATCGGCGTCTATGCCTTCACCAAACTGCCGCTGCTCATCGTGGTGCAGCAGCTGTTCATTGCCGTCGACAAGTTTCCGCTGGTCGCGGTGCCCTTCTTCATCCTGGCCGGCAACGTCATGGAGCGGGCCGGGATATCCCAGCGTCTGGTCGACTTTGCCAAGGCGCTGGTCGGTGGCCTTCGCGGCGGCCTTGCCGTCACTTGTGTGCTGACCTGTATGATCTTCGCTGCAATCTCGGGCTCGTCGGTCGCAACCACTTTCGCCATCGGTGCGATCCTGATCCCGGCGCTTGCCCGCCATGGCTATCCAAGGCCGCATGCCGCCTCGCTGCAGGCCGTCTCGGCCGAGCTGGGCGTGATCGTGCCGCCCTCGATCCCGCTGATCCTCTATGGCGTGTCAGCGGAGGTGTCGATCGGCGAGCTGTTCATCGCGGGCTTCGGCCCGGGGCTGCTCATCGCCTCGGCACTCGCGGTGACCGTGCTGATCTGGTGCCGGATCAAGGGTTGGGGGGCACGTGACGGCGAGGACCGGTTGCCGCTCTTTACCGCCGCGCGACGTGCTTTCGCGTCGCTCATGCTGCCGGTGGTGGTTCTGGGCGGCATCTACGGCGGTGTCTTCACACCGACCGAGGCGTCTGTCATCGCTGTGGTGGCGGCTCTGGTGATCGGCTTCGTTTTCCACCGTGAACTGAAGCTTCGTGACCTGCCGGTGATCTTCCGCAAGTCGGTGATCTCGTCGTCGGTGATCATGTTCATCATCGCAGCGGCGGGGCTGTTCTCGTATCTGATCACGCAGGCAGGCGTGCCGGCGGCTCTGGGGCGGTATCTGGCCGATACCTTCTCTGGCCCCTGGGCCTTCCTGATTGCGGTCAATGTGGTGCTGTTCGTGGTCGGCATGTTCATCGAGACCTCGGCCTCGATCATCGTGCTCGCACCGATCCTGGCGCCGGTGGCGATCGCCTTCGGCATCGATCCGGTGCATTTCGGCATCATCATGGTGGTCAATCTGGCGATGGGCATGTTCACCCCGCCTTTTGGCGTGAACCTGTTCGCAGCCAGCGCCGTGGCCCGGGTGCCGTTGAACCGGATGGTGCCCTATCTGCTGCCCTTCATCGGGGTGGTTATGCTGTGTCAGGCGGTCATCACCTACTGGTCGCCGCTGGCGCTCACCCTTCGCGATCTCGTCTATCGCTGA
- a CDS encoding TRAP transporter small permease codes for MIIRLILTADRVLTGLAVLTAMVALALAVALGFWQVVARFVLAQPSPWTEVAIQLLIAWMVFLGAAGAFRTGAAVSVDLARRALKGRARLVLDVVIGAASAGFLALVVWQGWIVVRRVRFQNLAGLDIPVSYAYAALPVGAAFCMIAVLARLLDPESRREETDPSLETQV; via the coding sequence ATGATCATTCGTCTGATTCTCACCGCCGACCGGGTGCTGACCGGTCTTGCGGTGCTCACCGCCATGGTCGCGCTTGCCCTGGCGGTGGCCCTGGGCTTCTGGCAGGTCGTGGCGCGCTTCGTGCTGGCCCAGCCCAGCCCCTGGACCGAGGTCGCCATTCAGCTGCTGATCGCCTGGATGGTGTTTCTCGGCGCCGCCGGCGCCTTCCGCACCGGTGCTGCGGTCTCGGTGGATCTGGCGCGTCGCGCGCTCAAGGGACGTGCCCGGCTGGTGCTGGACGTGGTCATCGGCGCCGCGTCGGCCGGATTCCTGGCGCTCGTGGTCTGGCAGGGCTGGATCGTGGTTCGCCGGGTACGGTTCCAGAATCTGGCCGGTCTCGACATCCCGGTCAGCTATGCCTATGCGGCCCTCCCGGTGGGGGCTGCCTTCTGCATGATCGCGGTGCTGGCACGGCTGCTCGATCCCGAAAGCCGGCGAGAGGAAACCGACCCCTCGCTCGAAACGCAGGTCTGA
- a CDS encoding TRAP transporter substrate-binding protein, protein MKPTMLGTAAAALLGMVMFGGAAVAADPVTLKLGYSLPATSHYGVGAQAFADALAEKTDGRFKVEMFPSNALGGEREMIEGAQFGTIDLVVTSTGPVGNFVPETLVFDIPFLFRDYAHARGVLDGEIGQEVLDKFPERGLIALAWAENGFRHLTNSKQAVTEPEDVKGLKIRTMQNDVHMRAFTTLGALPTPMAFPEVFTALQQHTIDGQENPIPVIVSGNFAQVQKYLSLTGHVYSPALFIMAPSRWEELSDQDKAAFKAAAKTGADAMRKQVETFEADGIAKLEAAGMTVVEQPDKARFLEELKPAYAEYEKRFDPELIKRIRDWKQ, encoded by the coding sequence ATGAAACCGACGATGCTCGGAACGGCTGCGGCCGCCCTGCTGGGAATGGTGATGTTCGGCGGTGCTGCGGTTGCAGCCGATCCGGTGACACTGAAACTGGGCTACAGCCTGCCGGCCACGTCGCATTACGGCGTCGGCGCCCAGGCTTTCGCCGATGCGCTGGCTGAAAAGACCGATGGCCGGTTCAAGGTGGAGATGTTTCCCTCCAATGCGCTGGGCGGTGAGCGCGAGATGATCGAGGGCGCTCAGTTCGGCACCATCGATCTGGTGGTGACGTCAACCGGCCCTGTGGGCAATTTTGTGCCCGAGACCCTGGTCTTCGACATTCCTTTCCTGTTCCGCGACTATGCCCATGCTCGCGGTGTGCTCGACGGGGAGATCGGTCAGGAGGTGCTGGACAAGTTCCCCGAGCGTGGCCTGATCGCGCTTGCCTGGGCTGAGAACGGCTTCCGCCATCTGACCAACAGCAAACAGGCCGTGACTGAGCCCGAGGACGTCAAGGGCCTGAAGATCCGTACCATGCAGAACGATGTGCACATGCGGGCCTTCACCACGCTGGGCGCGCTGCCGACGCCGATGGCTTTCCCCGAGGTGTTCACGGCTCTGCAGCAGCACACCATCGACGGTCAGGAAAATCCGATCCCGGTGATCGTCTCGGGCAATTTTGCGCAGGTGCAGAAGTATCTGTCGCTCACCGGCCACGTCTATTCGCCGGCGCTGTTCATCATGGCACCGTCGCGCTGGGAGGAGCTGTCGGACCAGGACAAGGCGGCGTTCAAGGCGGCGGCCAAGACCGGTGCCGATGCCATGCGTAAGCAGGTCGAGACGTTTGAGGCCGACGGCATCGCCAAGCTTGAGGCTGCCGGCATGACGGTGGTGGAGCAGCCCGACAAGGCGCGCTTCCTGGAAGAGCTGAAGCCGGCCTATGCCGAATACGAGAAGCGGTTCGATCCGGAGCTGATCAAGCGCATCCGCGATTGGAAGCAGTGA
- a CDS encoding GAF domain-containing sensor histidine kinase, protein MTRQHPDLSASPDTTWRRTLAAADRAALRALARGWPLERVLTIICTAMERLIDGSACSVLLLDDDRKLHHGAAPHLPQAYNAAIDGLEIGPSAGSCGTAAYTGRQVVVEDIRESPLWADYRDLAETAGLRACWSTPIRDPERRTIGTFAIYFPERRGPTRQHLRTAAHMAALAAVAIGRRRADDAVFEAKARAEAASATKTTFLAGMSHELRTPLNAIIGFAEIMSAEMYGPLGSSRYQDYARIIATSGRHLLTLIDDLLDLSKIEAGRMTLSAEPVDLLTVAVDALSMAGADAGAVEIQAPDVPVTARGDRRALTQVALNLVSNALKFSRPDGRVALRIYRPDQDHAGLEVRDDGIGIPADRLAELGQPFVRVESDHKHKGTGLGLYISRSLVELQGGRLDIDSTEGIGTTVRVTLPVA, encoded by the coding sequence ATGACCCGCCAGCATCCCGACCTGTCAGCCAGCCCCGATACCACGTGGCGACGCACCCTCGCTGCGGCTGATCGGGCGGCGTTGCGTGCTCTTGCACGGGGATGGCCGCTTGAGCGGGTGCTGACCATCATCTGCACGGCGATGGAGCGCCTGATCGATGGCTCTGCCTGCTCGGTGCTGTTGCTCGATGATGATCGGAAGCTGCACCACGGTGCAGCACCTCACCTTCCGCAGGCCTACAACGCCGCTATCGACGGCTTAGAGATCGGACCGTCAGCCGGATCATGTGGCACGGCCGCCTATACCGGCCGGCAGGTGGTGGTCGAAGACATCCGCGAGAGCCCGCTCTGGGCCGATTATCGGGATCTTGCGGAGACCGCAGGGCTCCGGGCCTGCTGGTCTACACCGATCCGCGACCCTGAACGACGGACCATCGGCACATTCGCCATCTATTTCCCGGAGCGCCGTGGCCCCACCCGCCAGCATCTGCGGACCGCCGCCCATATGGCGGCACTCGCGGCGGTGGCCATCGGGCGACGGCGGGCCGACGATGCGGTTTTCGAGGCCAAGGCCCGGGCCGAGGCGGCAAGCGCCACCAAGACCACTTTCCTTGCCGGCATGAGCCATGAATTGCGCACGCCGCTGAACGCGATCATCGGCTTTGCCGAGATCATGTCGGCCGAAATGTATGGCCCGCTGGGTTCATCCCGCTATCAGGATTATGCGCGGATCATCGCCACCAGCGGCCGGCATCTGCTTACCCTGATCGATGACCTGCTCGATCTGTCCAAGATCGAGGCCGGCCGCATGACTCTCTCCGCCGAACCGGTGGACCTGCTTACGGTCGCGGTCGACGCCCTCTCCATGGCCGGGGCGGATGCCGGAGCGGTGGAGATCCAGGCGCCCGATGTCCCGGTCACCGCGCGTGGCGATCGGCGCGCACTGACTCAGGTCGCCCTGAATCTCGTCAGCAATGCGCTCAAGTTCAGCAGACCCGACGGCCGGGTGGCACTGCGGATCTACAGGCCGGATCAGGATCATGCAGGGCTGGAAGTCAGGGATGACGGCATCGGCATTCCGGCAGACCGGCTGGCTGAACTGGGCCAGCCTTTCGTGCGGGTGGAGAGCGATCACAAGCACAAGGGGACAGGGCTTGGCCTCTATATCTCGCGCAGCCTGGTGGAGCTGCAGGGAGGGCGGCTTGACATCGACAGCACCGAAGGTATCGGAACCACGGTTCGTGTCACGCTGCCCGTTGCCTGA
- the metW gene encoding methionine biosynthesis protein MetW: MGPGVIRDAHGYPALRPDLDLIAGMVEPQVRVLDIGCGDGVLLHYLDREKGCDGRGIEISQQGVQESVARGLSVIQGDADHDLDFFPDDAFDVVVLSQTLQATRRPDMVIRNLVRIGRRAIVSFPNFGHWRCRAHLLIRGRMPRTRGLPYAWYDTPNIHLCTITDFVRSCAHAGVRIETSLALDSRGRVVRRNAPDGYANLIGEIGMFVLTRDRV; the protein is encoded by the coding sequence ATGGGCCCCGGGGTCATCCGTGATGCGCACGGCTATCCGGCGCTGCGGCCCGATCTGGACTTGATTGCCGGCATGGTGGAGCCTCAGGTCCGGGTCCTCGACATCGGCTGCGGTGATGGCGTGCTGCTGCACTATCTGGATCGCGAGAAGGGCTGCGACGGCCGTGGCATCGAGATCAGCCAGCAGGGCGTGCAGGAATCGGTCGCCCGGGGCCTGTCGGTGATCCAGGGCGATGCGGACCACGATCTCGACTTCTTTCCCGATGATGCCTTCGATGTGGTCGTGCTGAGCCAGACCCTGCAGGCGACCCGGCGGCCGGACATGGTGATCCGCAACCTGGTGCGTATCGGCCGGCGGGCGATCGTGTCCTTTCCCAATTTCGGCCACTGGCGTTGCCGGGCACATCTTCTGATCCGCGGACGGATGCCACGGACACGCGGGCTGCCCTATGCCTGGTACGACACGCCCAACATCCATCTCTGTACCATCACCGATTTCGTCCGCTCCTGCGCACATGCCGGCGTGCGGATCGAAACCTCGCTCGCACTCGACAGTCGCGGCCGGGTGGTGCGCCGCAATGCGCCGGACGGTTATGCCAATCTGATCGGCGAGATCGGCATGTTCGTGCTGACACGCGACCGGGTCTGA
- a CDS encoding homoserine O-acetyltransferase encodes MAPDTGRAPAGPEDPGPENPGHDDSGQKDPLAADGVTRIACLAVDKPMPLDCGRSLGPIEIAYTTFGRLNAARSNAILICHALTGDQHVLGTHPVTGKPGWWETLVGPGRAIDTDRYFLICSNILGGCMGSTGPAGIDPATGRIWGTDFPVVTIADMVRAQALLIDHLGIKRLFAVVGGSMGGMQVLQWAASLPDRLFAAVPIATAARHSAQNIAFHEVGRQAIMADPDWHHGRYAEHGSRPVKGLAVARMTAHITYLSEMALHNKFGRRLQDRGARSYGFDADFQVESYLRHQGSTFVDRFDANSYLYITRAMDYFDLAADHGGVLAHAFRGSRVRFCVISFSSDWLFPTAESRAVARAIAAVAGNVSFTEIETDRGHDAFLLDEPVFARIVEGFLDGAAGHAGIDRT; translated from the coding sequence ATGGCTCCTGATACCGGCCGGGCCCCGGCCGGGCCGGAGGATCCGGGGCCGGAGAACCCCGGACACGATGATTCCGGACAAAAGGATCCGCTGGCGGCCGACGGCGTCACCCGCATCGCATGTCTGGCCGTGGACAAGCCGATGCCGCTCGATTGCGGCCGCAGCCTGGGGCCGATCGAGATCGCCTATACCACATTCGGCCGGCTGAACGCGGCGCGGTCGAATGCGATCCTGATCTGTCATGCCCTGACCGGCGATCAGCATGTGCTCGGCACCCATCCGGTGACCGGCAAGCCCGGCTGGTGGGAAACTCTGGTCGGCCCCGGCCGGGCGATCGATACCGACCGCTACTTCCTGATCTGCTCCAACATCCTGGGGGGCTGCATGGGGTCCACCGGCCCTGCCGGGATCGATCCTGCGACCGGCCGGATCTGGGGGACCGATTTCCCGGTCGTGACCATTGCCGACATGGTGCGTGCCCAGGCCCTGTTGATCGACCATCTGGGCATCAAGCGGCTGTTCGCGGTGGTCGGTGGTTCCATGGGCGGCATGCAGGTACTGCAATGGGCGGCATCCCTGCCCGACCGGCTGTTCGCGGCGGTGCCGATCGCCACGGCGGCCCGTCATTCTGCGCAGAACATCGCCTTCCACGAAGTGGGGCGCCAGGCGATCATGGCCGATCCCGACTGGCATCACGGGCGCTATGCCGAGCATGGCAGCCGGCCGGTCAAGGGGCTGGCGGTGGCGCGGATGACGGCGCACATCACCTATCTGTCCGAAATGGCGTTGCACAACAAATTCGGTCGGCGCCTGCAGGACCGGGGCGCGCGCTCTTATGGATTCGATGCGGATTTTCAGGTCGAAAGCTATCTGCGCCATCAGGGCAGCACCTTCGTCGATCGTTTCGATGCCAACAGCTATCTCTATATCACCCGCGCGATGGATTATTTCGATCTGGCAGCCGATCACGGTGGGGTGCTGGCGCACGCCTTCCGTGGCAGCCGGGTCCGGTTCTGCGTGATCTCGTTCTCGTCGGACTGGTTGTTTCCGACGGCGGAGAGCCGTGCCGTGGCGCGTGCGATCGCCGCGGTAGCCGGCAATGTCAGCTTCACCGAGATCGAGACCGATCGCGGCCACGATGCCTTTCTGCTCGATGAGCCGGTCTTCGCCCGCATCGTCGAGGGCTTTCTGGACGGCGCGGCAGGGCATGCGGGGATAGACCGGACATGA
- a CDS encoding chorismate mutase yields MSSTEPTPEERLDALRRQIDTIDDDLHELIVRRTELVERVGEIKREAWGQVSFIRPGREARMLRRLNAQHRGRFPRPVLLRLWREMIIGSLCLEGPFSVAVLDARGDGEYWDLSRDHFGSFAPMHAWRSASDVLTEVSSGNATVGVLPIPGTSSADGDAHWWRGLFSERPGTPKVIARLPFVRMPNSRAQDLDGLVIAALEPEETGDDRTLIAIELEGSEISRDRLFEGFERAGLKARWVDSHVTGGPANLRTHLLEVAEFVGARDERLARLTGCFNDVSVRVIPIGGYATPLSAEELRYPAPPAE; encoded by the coding sequence ATGTCCAGCACGGAACCGACGCCCGAAGAACGCCTTGATGCGCTGCGCCGGCAGATCGACACCATCGACGACGATCTCCATGAGCTGATCGTTCGTCGGACGGAGCTGGTGGAGCGGGTTGGGGAGATCAAGCGCGAAGCCTGGGGACAGGTCAGCTTCATTCGCCCCGGCCGCGAGGCACGCATGCTCCGCCGTCTGAACGCGCAGCATCGCGGACGTTTCCCGAGACCGGTCCTGCTCCGGCTCTGGCGCGAGATGATCATCGGCTCACTCTGCCTGGAAGGTCCGTTCTCGGTCGCGGTACTGGATGCGCGCGGCGATGGCGAATACTGGGATCTCTCCCGCGATCATTTCGGCTCCTTCGCGCCGATGCATGCCTGGCGGAGCGCCTCCGACGTGCTCACCGAGGTCAGTTCGGGCAACGCCACGGTGGGGGTGCTCCCGATACCCGGCACAAGCAGTGCCGATGGTGACGCCCATTGGTGGCGCGGTCTGTTCAGCGAGCGGCCCGGCACGCCCAAGGTCATCGCCCGTCTGCCTTTCGTGCGCATGCCCAACAGCCGTGCTCAGGATCTGGACGGTCTGGTGATCGCCGCCCTTGAGCCCGAGGAAACGGGTGACGATCGCACGCTGATCGCGATCGAACTCGAAGGCTCTGAAATCAGCCGCGACCGGCTGTTCGAGGGCTTCGAGCGTGCGGGCCTCAAGGCCCGTTGGGTGGACAGCCATGTAACCGGTGGCCCGGCCAATCTGCGCACCCATCTTCTGGAAGTGGCCGAATTCGTCGGGGCCCGCGACGAACGGCTGGCGCGCCTGACCGGCTGCTTCAACGACGTGTCCGTCCGGGTGATCCCGATCGGCGGGTACGCCACGCCACTTTCGGCCGAAGAACTGCGATACCCCGCGCCGCCGGCCGAATAA
- the hisC gene encoding histidinol-phosphate transaminase, with product MTALTPRPGIMDIKPYVGGKNSADGAVRSIKLASNENDLGPSPKAVEAYLSCATMLHRYPEGGADDLREAIAEVHGLDPARIVTGCGSDEVLTLLTRAYAGPEDHVLYSQYGFLMYPLNAKGVGAKPVAAPEQALVADVDQLLANVTPTTRIVFLANPNNPTGSLLPFSEVRRLHAGLPASTLLVLDAAYAEYVTDPDYSPGTELVDAADNVVMARTFSKIYGLAALRVGWAYCSPVVADVLNRIRNPFNVPLPAQIAAAAAVRDQEHVARVRDYTVAKRSWLAGELTALGLTVHPSHGNFLLVDFPAEGPNTAARVYEALMADGIILRAMASYGLPNALRITIGAADSLDAMLVSLKNILGRNAD from the coding sequence ATGACCGCCCTTACGCCCCGTCCGGGCATCATGGACATCAAGCCCTATGTCGGTGGCAAGAACTCGGCCGACGGCGCCGTCCGGTCGATCAAGCTCGCCTCGAACGAGAACGATCTGGGCCCCAGCCCGAAGGCCGTGGAGGCCTATCTGTCCTGCGCCACGATGCTGCACCGCTATCCCGAAGGCGGTGCCGACGATCTGCGCGAGGCGATTGCCGAGGTGCATGGGCTCGATCCGGCACGGATCGTCACCGGCTGCGGCTCGGATGAGGTGCTGACCCTGCTGACCCGTGCCTATGCGGGTCCCGAGGACCATGTCCTCTACAGCCAGTACGGCTTCCTGATGTACCCGCTGAACGCCAAGGGCGTGGGCGCAAAGCCGGTGGCGGCCCCCGAACAGGCGCTGGTCGCCGATGTCGACCAGCTTCTGGCCAATGTCACGCCGACCACCCGGATCGTGTTCCTGGCCAACCCGAACAACCCGACCGGCAGTCTGCTGCCGTTCTCGGAGGTCCGCCGCCTGCATGCCGGCCTGCCGGCCTCGACCCTGCTGGTGCTGGACGCGGCCTATGCCGAATACGTCACGGACCCCGACTACTCGCCCGGCACCGAACTGGTCGATGCGGCCGATAATGTGGTGATGGCCCGGACCTTCTCGAAGATCTACGGCCTCGCTGCCCTGCGGGTCGGCTGGGCCTATTGCTCGCCCGTCGTCGCCGACGTCCTCAACCGGATCCGCAACCCCTTCAACGTGCCGCTGCCGGCGCAGATCGCCGCCGCCGCCGCCGTGCGTGACCAGGAGCATGTGGCCCGGGTGCGCGATTACACGGTCGCAAAGCGGAGCTGGCTTGCAGGCGAGCTGACCGCCCTTGGCCTCACCGTCCATCCAAGCCATGGCAACTTCCTGCTGGTCGACTTCCCTGCCGAAGGGCCAAACACTGCCGCCCGCGTTTACGAAGCGCTGATGGCCGACGGCATTATCCTGCGCGCCATGGCGAGCTACGGCCTGCCCAACGCGTTGCGCATCACCATCGGTGCAGCCGACAGCCTGGACGCCATGCTGGTCTCGCTGAAGAACATCCTGGGCCGCAACGCCGACTGA
- a CDS encoding prephenate/arogenate dehydrogenase family protein yields MVKHPPVIGRLAILGIGLIGSSVSRAARQYGAAGEVVAYDPDAGRLAKALELSAIDRAAGSIEDAVADADMVLICAPVGAMGRIAAAAAPAMRPGAILSDVGSTKTSVVADVAPHVPAGIHFVPAHPVAGTEKSGPEHGFATLFDGRWCILTPPSIEGADAGAVDLCTRFWRALGSNVDVMTPEHHDTVLAITSHLPHLISYTIVGTVMDLEEHHHWEVFKYAAGGFRDFSRLAGSDPVMWRDVFLNNRDAVLEMLGRFTEDLQALQRAIRWGEADKLEALFTRTRDARRAIIEARQA; encoded by the coding sequence ATGGTCAAGCACCCCCCGGTCATCGGCCGCCTTGCCATCCTCGGCATCGGCCTCATCGGCAGCTCCGTATCCCGGGCGGCCCGCCAGTACGGCGCCGCGGGCGAGGTTGTGGCCTATGACCCGGATGCCGGACGGCTTGCAAAGGCGCTGGAACTGTCGGCCATCGATCGCGCGGCCGGCAGCATCGAAGACGCCGTGGCGGATGCCGACATGGTCCTGATCTGTGCGCCGGTGGGTGCCATGGGCCGTATCGCGGCGGCCGCGGCCCCGGCCATGCGGCCAGGTGCGATCCTGTCCGATGTGGGTTCGACCAAGACGTCGGTGGTCGCCGATGTCGCCCCTCACGTGCCGGCCGGCATCCACTTCGTGCCGGCCCATCCGGTCGCCGGTACCGAGAAATCAGGCCCGGAACACGGCTTCGCCACACTGTTCGACGGCCGCTGGTGCATCCTGACCCCGCCGTCGATCGAGGGCGCCGACGCCGGTGCGGTCGATCTCTGCACCCGCTTCTGGCGGGCGCTGGGCAGCAATGTCGACGTGATGACGCCCGAACACCATGACACGGTGCTGGCCATCACCTCGCATCTGCCGCATCTGATCTCCTACACCATCGTCGGCACGGTCATGGACCTGGAGGAGCACCACCACTGGGAGGTGTTCAAATATGCCGCCGGCGGCTTCCGCGACTTCTCGCGCCTGGCGGGGTCCGACCCGGTGATGTGGCGCGACGTCTTCCTGAACAATCGGGATGCGGTGCTGGAGATGCTCGGCCGCTTCACCGAGGATCTTCAGGCCCTGCAGCGGGCGATCCGCTGGGGGGAGGCGGACAAGCTCGAAGCCCTGTTCACCCGTACTCGCGATGCCCGCCGGGCGATCATCGAGGCGCGTCAGGCCTGA